One part of the Sciurus carolinensis chromosome 4, mSciCar1.2, whole genome shotgun sequence genome encodes these proteins:
- the LOC124983103 gene encoding transcription factor E2F6-like, with protein sequence MEDAFDELIKDCAQQLFELTDDKENESLAYVTYQDIHSIQAFHEQIVIAVKAPEETRLDVPAPKEDSITVHIRSTRGPIDVYLCEVEQNHSNGKTSDRVGTSSSKSKHPEHPEKGENPPQQSEDVLEVNN encoded by the coding sequence ATGGAAGATGCTTTCGATGAGTTAATCAAGGATTGTGCTCAGCAGTTATTTGAATTAAcagatgataaagaaaatgaaagtctgGCATATGTGACATATCAAGATATTCATAGCATTCAAGCCTTTCATGAACAGATTGTTATTGCAGTTAAAGCTCCAGAGGAAACCAGGTTGGATGTTCCAGCTCCCAAAGAAGACTCTATCACGGTACACATAAGGAGCACCAGAGGACCCATTGATGTGTATTTGTGTGAAGTAGAGCAGAACCATTCAAATGGCAAAACATCAGACAGGGTAGGGACCTCTTCATCTAAAAGCAAACATCCAGAACacccagagaaaggagaaaatccTCCTCAGCAAAGTGAAGATGTGCTTGAAGTGAACAACTGA